The following proteins are encoded in a genomic region of Melopsittacus undulatus isolate bMelUnd1 chromosome 8, bMelUnd1.mat.Z, whole genome shotgun sequence:
- the PLD6 gene encoding mitochondrial cardiolipin hydrolase — protein sequence MAAAATLAVAMAARRWRRRPVREVLFFPSPPSCTEALLAEAAGTGAPAQPCPCPLPSSDCPLSRLLRRLLSARRSLDICLFAFSCPQLGLAVRLLHRRGVRVRVVTDAQYMGLRGSQIGLLRQAGIQVRHDQGQGYMHHKFAIVDRRMLITGSLNWTTQAIQSNRENVLVVEDAEYAKLYLDEFERIWEEYNPTNYKFVSQGQ from the exons ATGGCGGCGGCCGCCACCTTAGCCGTGGCCATGGCCGCCCGGCGATGGCGGCGTCGGCCCGTCCGTGAGGTGCTgttcttcccctctcctcccagctgCACCGAGGCTCTGCTGGCCGAGGCTGCGGGCACCGGAGCTCCggcccagccctgcccctgcccccTGCCGAGCAGCGACTGCCCCCTCAGCCGCCTGCTGAGGCGGCTGCTGTCCGCCCGCCGCTCGCTCGACATCTGCCTCTTCGCCTTCTCCTGCCCGCAGCTCGGGCTCGCCGTGCGGCTCCTGCACCGCCGAGGGGTCCGTGTCCGGGTGGTCACCGATGCGCAGTACATGGGGCTGCGGGGGTCGCAGATCGGCCTCCTCCGGCAAGCAG GGATCCAGGTGCGCCACGACCAGGGCCAAGGGTACATGCACCACAAGTTTGCCATCGTGGACCGGAGGATGCTCATCACCGGGTCCCTCAATTGGACCACGCAGGCCATCCAGAGCAACCGGGAGAACGTGCTGGTGGTGGAGGATGCGGAGTATGCAAAGCTGTATCTGGATGAGTTTGAAAGGATTTGGGAGGAATACAATCCCACCAACTATAAGTTTGTATCCCAAGGACAGTGA